A single window of Caldimicrobium thiodismutans DNA harbors:
- a CDS encoding cobyric acid synthase: MGKALMITGTGSSAGKSFLVTALCRHFAKKGIRVAPFKAQNMSLQSFVCKDGSEIGLAQALQAMASYLEPEKYFNPILLKPEGNQKSQVLLLGKLYKTLSARDYYQERDLLWETVKEVLDYLKNKYELILLEGAGSPAEINLLEVDLVNIKPALYLKCPVLLLGDIDKGGVFASIFGTFELLKRFKPEYAHQLFGFIINKFRGDERLLRSGIERLKELTKLKSLGILPYKEDLKISDEDGFSFFGKPKALKRGEVKLVILPFRRISNFYDFDPFYLEEDVEISYSFREEELLSADIIILPGSKNTLSDLLWLKEKGIDEIIKKALNRGAEIIGICGGFQMLGKVLKNPYKLEGDLEEMNGLGFLEIETTFYPEKITTQCYAKSLEENFPGENLWGFEIHKGISAGDLNLFEIFRLAHGETLRDGSKKGNVWGTYLHGIFTNDNLRRALINRHRLKKGLPALPVKVSYWQEVNEALSDLSDFVEKHLDMKAINQLLGL, encoded by the coding sequence ATGGGAAAGGCTTTAATGATTACAGGAACAGGCTCTTCTGCTGGAAAATCCTTTCTGGTAACAGCCCTTTGCAGACACTTTGCTAAAAAAGGAATAAGAGTTGCTCCTTTTAAGGCACAAAATATGAGTCTTCAGAGCTTTGTCTGTAAGGATGGAAGCGAAATCGGGCTTGCTCAGGCTTTACAGGCCATGGCCTCTTACCTTGAGCCTGAAAAGTATTTTAATCCCATTCTTTTAAAACCTGAAGGAAATCAAAAAAGCCAGGTTCTTCTTCTTGGAAAACTCTATAAAACCCTTTCTGCCAGAGATTATTATCAGGAAAGAGATCTGCTGTGGGAAACTGTGAAAGAGGTTCTTGATTATCTTAAAAATAAGTATGAGCTTATTCTTCTTGAGGGGGCTGGAAGTCCTGCTGAAATAAATCTCCTTGAGGTTGATCTTGTTAACATTAAACCTGCTCTTTATTTGAAGTGCCCTGTTCTTCTTCTTGGTGATATTGATAAAGGGGGAGTTTTTGCTTCTATCTTTGGAACCTTTGAGCTATTAAAAAGATTTAAACCAGAATATGCCCATCAACTTTTTGGTTTTATTATTAACAAGTTTAGAGGAGATGAAAGGCTTCTTCGCTCTGGAATTGAAAGACTTAAAGAACTTACTAAGCTCAAATCCCTTGGAATACTTCCTTATAAAGAGGATTTGAAAATCTCTGATGAAGATGGCTTTTCATTTTTTGGAAAACCTAAAGCCTTAAAAAGGGGGGAAGTCAAGCTTGTTATTCTTCCCTTTAGGCGCATTTCAAACTTTTATGACTTTGATCCCTTTTATCTTGAAGAGGATGTAGAGATTTCTTATTCCTTTAGAGAGGAAGAGCTTCTTTCAGCAGATATCATCATTCTTCCTGGAAGTAAAAATACATTAAGCGACCTTTTATGGCTTAAAGAAAAAGGTATTGATGAGATTATAAAAAAAGCCCTCAACCGAGGGGCAGAAATTATCGGAATTTGTGGGGGATTTCAAATGCTTGGAAAGGTCCTTAAAAACCCCTATAAACTTGAGGGAGATCTTGAGGAAATGAATGGCCTTGGCTTTCTTGAAATAGAAACCACTTTTTATCCTGAAAAGATCACAACTCAATGTTATGCAAAGTCGCTTGAAGAAAATTTCCCAGGAGAAAATCTCTGGGGTTTTGAAATTCACAAGGGCATCTCCGCAGGAGATTTAAATCTTTTTGAAATCTTTCGCTTAGCTCATGGAGAAACCCTAAGGGATGGCTCCAAAAAAGGAAATGTTTGGGGGACTTATCTTCACGGGATTTTTACTAATGATAACTTAAGAAGAGCCCTCATAAATCGCCATCGTTTAAAAAAAGGTTTACCTGCACTTCCTGTAAAAGTTTCTTATTGGCAAGAGGTAAACGAGGCTTTATCTGATCTTTCTGATTTTGTGGAAAAACACTTAGACATGAAGGCTATCAATCAACTCCTTGGACTTTGA
- a CDS encoding adenosylcobinamide-GDP ribazoletransferase, with protein MFKGLLLSASFLWRIPIKIGKITEKDFERALIFFPVIGALEGIIIFFLSSLLAPYLPEDILALLLLLTLLLLRGIFHLDGLSDTFDALSYKGSGNPEEDRIKRLAIMKDSTVGVSGVTTIVVNLLLKFLLIKEILNQNNLSFLFLPFFLSRALLLIIIYSSQPARKDGLGFLMKKSLKPSGLALGLALSVFIWGVFVFSQQFLKIYHFLLILCINLLISFYFKNKFEKAFLGLTGDNYGALVEIIEGVTLFYGAVLWERL; from the coding sequence ATGTTTAAAGGGCTTTTACTTTCAGCCTCTTTTTTGTGGAGAATCCCTATAAAAATTGGGAAAATTACAGAAAAGGACTTTGAAAGAGCACTAATTTTCTTTCCTGTAATAGGAGCCCTTGAAGGAATAATAATTTTTTTTCTTTCAAGCCTTTTAGCACCATATCTTCCAGAAGATATCCTCGCCCTTTTGCTTCTTTTAACCCTTTTGCTTCTGAGGGGTATCTTTCATCTTGATGGCCTTTCTGATACCTTTGATGCTTTATCCTATAAAGGAAGTGGTAATCCTGAAGAAGATAGAATTAAAAGACTTGCTATTATGAAAGATAGCACTGTTGGAGTTTCTGGAGTTACAACCATAGTGGTGAATCTTCTCTTGAAGTTTCTTTTAATAAAGGAAATACTCAACCAGAATAATTTAAGTTTCCTGTTTCTGCCCTTTTTTCTCTCAAGGGCGCTCTTACTTATAATCATCTATTCTTCTCAGCCAGCAAGAAAAGATGGCCTTGGTTTTCTAATGAAAAAAAGCTTAAAACCCTCTGGCCTTGCTCTTGGTCTCGCTCTAAGTGTGTTTATTTGGGGGGTTTTTGTTTTTTCACAACAATTCTTAAAAATTTATCATTTCCTTTTGATTTTATGTATAAATTTATTAATATCTTTTTACTTTAAGAACAAATTTGAAAAAGCCTTTTTGGGACTTACAGGGGATAATTATGGTGCTCTTGTTGAAATTATAGAGGGGGTTACCCTTTTTTATGGAGCGGTTTTATGGGAAAGGCTTTAA
- the cobT gene encoding nicotinate-nucleotide--dimethylbenzimidazole phosphoribosyltransferase, producing MAKEWPFQIKIEPLKEEWFKKAWERLDNLTKPKGSLGRLEELAAQMVAIFETPYPKINKKLSFVFAGDHGVTEEGVSAFPKEVTAQMIYNFLRGGAGINVLARFSGAEVKVVDVGVDCKFENIPELIDKKVCFGTRNFAKEQALTREEALRCIEVGYELAKEAISEGYNLIGIGDMGIGNTTPSSAITAVITGRPVEEVTGRGTGINDHFFQRKIEVIKKAIALHKPNPEDPIDVLSKVGGAEIGACAGVVLACAERRVPVVMDGFITGAGVLIAYKINPLVKNYVIASHRSMERGHQAQLEYMGLSPLLDLNLRLGEGTGAALAMLLIEASLKIYHEMATFDSAGVSKNLH from the coding sequence ATGGCTAAAGAATGGCCTTTTCAGATAAAAATTGAGCCCTTAAAAGAGGAGTGGTTTAAGAAAGCCTGGGAAAGACTTGATAATCTTACAAAACCCAAGGGTAGCCTTGGCAGGCTTGAGGAACTTGCAGCCCAAATGGTGGCTATTTTTGAAACCCCCTACCCTAAAATAAATAAAAAACTAAGTTTTGTCTTTGCAGGGGATCATGGGGTTACGGAGGAAGGAGTTTCTGCTTTTCCTAAGGAGGTTACAGCGCAAATGATTTATAATTTCTTGAGAGGAGGAGCTGGCATAAATGTTCTTGCCAGATTTTCAGGAGCTGAGGTCAAAGTGGTGGATGTAGGTGTGGATTGTAAGTTTGAAAATATTCCAGAGCTTATCGATAAAAAGGTATGTTTCGGAACAAGAAATTTTGCCAAAGAGCAGGCCCTGACAAGGGAAGAGGCCTTAAGGTGTATAGAGGTAGGTTATGAACTTGCAAAAGAGGCTATTTCAGAAGGGTATAATCTTATTGGAATTGGAGATATGGGGATTGGTAATACGACACCTTCTTCAGCTATTACTGCAGTAATAACAGGAAGACCTGTTGAAGAAGTCACAGGAAGAGGAACAGGAATAAATGACCATTTCTTTCAGCGAAAAATTGAGGTAATTAAAAAAGCAATAGCTCTTCACAAGCCTAATCCTGAAGATCCTATTGATGTTCTTTCTAAGGTTGGTGGGGCTGAAATCGGGGCCTGTGCAGGTGTTGTGCTTGCTTGTGCAGAAAGGAGAGTGCCTGTTGTTATGGATGGCTTTATAACTGGAGCAGGGGTTTTAATCGCATATAAAATTAATCCCCTGGTCAAAAATTATGTGATCGCTTCACATAGATCTATGGAAAGGGGGCACCAGGCCCAGCTTGAATACATGGGGCTTTCTCCCCTTCTTGATCTCAATCTTAGACTTGGTGAGGGAACAGGGGCAGCTCTTGCCATGCTTCTTATTGAGGCTTCTCTAAAAATCTATCATGAAATGGCAACCTTTGACTCTGCAGGAGTCTCCAAAAATCTCCATTAA
- a CDS encoding c-type cytochrome, translated as MKKIIISLAISISFPSILAFSGEPLKGKTGEVLFREHCAICHPNGGNIINRSKTLHKKDLDANNIKTPEDIISKMRNPGPGMPKFGDNYIPDEEAKKNSRIYPSNF; from the coding sequence ATGAAAAAAATTATCATAAGTTTAGCCATAAGTATAAGCTTCCCTTCTATTTTAGCCTTTTCTGGAGAACCATTAAAAGGAAAAACAGGGGAGGTCCTATTTAGGGAACATTGTGCTATTTGTCATCCCAATGGAGGAAATATTATTAATCGTAGCAAGACTTTACATAAAAAGGATCTTGACGCCAACAATATTAAAACTCCTGAAGATATAATTAGTAAAATGCGAAACCCTGGGCCTGGTATGCCGAAATTTGGGGACAATTATATTCCTGATGAAGAGGCCAAAAAAAATAGCAGAATATATCCTTCAAACTTTTAA
- a CDS encoding molybdopterin-dependent oxidoreductase, with product MGKKEFTRRDFLKTAGAITAMTVLSDIPSTLFAEERKLVRFPEKTELILLTSRPPQLETPLHYFKELITPNEALFVRWHIANIPTSVDLTKWRLKINGNVKQPFELSMEDLKSKFEKVSYTAVIQCSGNGRSFFNPRVAGGQWKNGAMGNVTWSGVRLKDILNMAGIKIGSVEVAFNGLDSGPLSSVPDFVKTLPIDKALEEDIIVAYEMNGKPLPMLNGFPARLVVPGWYATYWVKALIEITVLDKPFEGFWMKTAYRIPDNPCGCVEPGTNPKKTVPVSRMTTRSLIIEPQDGAIFKRGREINIMGIAFSGGYSIKDVIVSIDGGTTWHTTRLGKDLGRYSWIQWFYSFKPTKSGKYVLMARATNSIGESQPFESLWNPAGYLWNKIEKIEIVVE from the coding sequence ATGGGAAAAAAAGAATTTACTCGAAGGGATTTTTTAAAAACAGCCGGAGCTATTACTGCTATGACAGTTCTTAGCGATATTCCCTCTACACTTTTTGCTGAAGAAAGAAAGCTTGTCAGATTTCCTGAAAAAACAGAGTTAATTCTTCTCACCTCAAGGCCCCCTCAACTCGAAACCCCTCTTCATTATTTTAAAGAATTAATTACTCCTAATGAAGCTCTTTTTGTAAGATGGCACATTGCCAATATTCCAACCTCTGTTGATTTAACTAAATGGAGACTAAAGATAAATGGCAATGTGAAACAACCTTTTGAATTATCTATGGAAGATCTAAAAAGTAAATTTGAAAAGGTTAGTTACACAGCTGTTATTCAGTGTTCAGGAAATGGCCGAAGTTTCTTTAATCCAAGAGTAGCAGGGGGACAATGGAAAAATGGTGCTATGGGAAATGTGACCTGGTCAGGGGTTAGACTTAAAGATATACTCAACATGGCAGGGATAAAGATTGGCTCAGTGGAAGTTGCTTTTAATGGTCTTGATTCAGGGCCACTTTCCTCTGTTCCGGATTTTGTAAAAACTCTCCCCATTGATAAGGCCCTGGAAGAGGACATCATAGTTGCCTATGAAATGAATGGTAAACCTCTTCCTATGCTTAATGGCTTTCCTGCAAGGCTTGTTGTCCCGGGTTGGTATGCAACATACTGGGTAAAGGCCCTAATTGAAATTACTGTTCTTGACAAACCTTTTGAGGGATTCTGGATGAAAACTGCCTATCGAATACCTGATAATCCCTGTGGTTGTGTGGAACCAGGAACAAATCCTAAGAAGACTGTTCCCGTTAGTAGAATGACTACAAGATCTCTGATAATTGAACCTCAGGATGGAGCTATCTTTAAAAGGGGTAGAGAAATTAATATTATGGGAATAGCTTTTTCAGGGGGATATAGTATAAAAGATGTAATTGTATCTATAGATGGAGGAACGACATGGCATACCACAAGGCTTGGCAAAGATTTAGGTAGATACTCATGGATTCAATGGTTTTATAGTTTTAAACCCACAAAATCTGGTAAATATGTATTAATGGCAAGAGCTACAAATAGTATTGGTGAATCTCAGCCCTTTGAAAGTTTGTGGAATCCAGCAGGCTATCTTTGGAATAAAATAGAAAAAATAGAAATAGTAGTTGAATAA
- a CDS encoding IS110 family RNA-guided transposase gives MHYTYFVGLDVSKNFFHACLIDSSQNVLFNQSYPLDYQGISSFTKALPQGLKKSILIGIESSSCYHLNLITYLVNHNFTCVILNPILIKNFAKLSLRKTKTDAIDAKTIAIFLSQFHQKLPPQAFTSEEFKDLARERERISQEIAKRKNNLEKLVVVTFPELERTVNIYNTSILKLLEKFPSAKAIKKASLEEIENILSSQKGKKPAISAKEIKALAEYSIAQNWPAKEYILSRTIQELFFLQETLKEIEKLLKSACKEISACQDLDILLSIEGIGEITALHFLAEIQDIKRFQSYKQLIAYAGLDPAVYESGNFKGKSKISKRGNRHLRRVVWLMSINVIRHNPIFWSYFERRKRQGLPYKKAVLATAHKLLRIIYALLKYKKYFDPSTTYHNIPSQGGFYYAYNFS, from the coding sequence ATGCACTACACCTACTTTGTAGGCCTTGATGTCTCCAAAAACTTCTTTCATGCCTGCCTCATTGATTCCTCTCAAAATGTCCTCTTTAACCAGTCCTACCCTCTTGACTACCAGGGCATCAGTTCCTTTACAAAAGCTCTCCCTCAAGGCTTAAAAAAATCCATCCTTATCGGTATTGAATCCTCCAGTTGTTATCATCTTAATCTCATCACCTACCTCGTTAATCATAACTTCACTTGCGTCATCCTTAATCCAATTCTCATTAAAAATTTTGCTAAACTCTCTCTTAGAAAAACCAAAACCGATGCCATAGACGCTAAAACTATCGCCATCTTCCTTTCTCAATTCCATCAAAAACTACCTCCCCAGGCCTTTACTTCTGAAGAATTTAAAGACCTTGCCAGAGAAAGAGAAAGAATTTCTCAAGAAATCGCTAAAAGAAAAAATAACCTCGAAAAACTTGTGGTCGTTACCTTCCCTGAACTTGAAAGAACCGTCAATATCTACAATACCTCCATTCTTAAACTTCTTGAAAAATTCCCCTCTGCTAAAGCTATTAAAAAAGCCTCTCTTGAGGAAATTGAAAATATACTCTCCTCTCAAAAAGGTAAAAAACCCGCCATTTCTGCTAAAGAAATAAAAGCCCTTGCTGAATATTCTATAGCTCAAAATTGGCCCGCAAAAGAATATATTCTTTCCAGAACCATTCAAGAACTCTTCTTCCTTCAGGAAACCCTTAAAGAAATTGAAAAACTTCTTAAATCCGCTTGTAAAGAGATTTCCGCTTGCCAGGACCTTGATATCCTCCTTTCTATTGAGGGAATTGGAGAAATTACAGCGCTTCATTTTCTTGCTGAAATTCAAGATATAAAGAGATTTCAATCTTACAAACAATTGATTGCCTATGCAGGACTTGATCCTGCTGTTTATGAATCTGGAAACTTTAAAGGAAAGAGCAAGATTTCTAAACGAGGAAATAGGCATTTGAGAAGGGTTGTATGGCTTATGAGTATTAATGTAATCAGACACAATCCTATATTCTGGAGCTATTTTGAGAGGAGAAAAAGACAAGGATTGCCTTATAAAAAAGCGGTTTTGGCCACCGCTCATAAACTTTTGAGAATTATTTATGCACTTCTCAAATATAAAAAATATTTTGATCCTTCTACTACTTATCATAATATTCCTTCTCAAGGAGGTTTTTACTATGCTTATAATTTTTCATAG
- a CDS encoding DUF2325 domain-containing protein — MKIVVLGGYDRFGPYLEKYAKSLGLEINFINQPKKDLEKLLKNADYIVVLTRCVSHEMVRCAKGFSPEKCIFCKQAGLCAIKKIIEEKILKTFNN, encoded by the coding sequence GTGAAGATTGTTGTTCTTGGTGGGTATGACCGCTTTGGTCCTTATCTTGAGAAATATGCAAAGTCCCTGGGTCTTGAAATAAATTTTATCAATCAACCTAAAAAAGATCTGGAAAAATTATTAAAAAATGCAGATTACATTGTTGTTCTTACAAGATGTGTGTCCCATGAGATGGTGAGATGTGCCAAGGGCTTTTCCCCTGAAAAATGTATTTTTTGTAAACAGGCAGGTCTTTGTGCTATCAAAAAGATAATTGAAGAAAAAATCTTGAAAACTTTTAATAATTGA
- a CDS encoding FeoA family protein, producing MMPLGLMKEGEEGVVVEIRDQDSLQEFENHEIPLCSGGCLFCKKERQKFKKVFSLGLRPGIRVLVIKNKPGQPIIIFFENTQLALSRGLAMKIFVKKT from the coding sequence ATGATGCCTTTAGGATTGATGAAAGAGGGAGAAGAGGGGGTTGTTGTTGAGATCAGGGATCAAGATAGTCTTCAAGAATTTGAAAACCATGAAATTCCCCTTTGTTCTGGAGGCTGTCTTTTTTGTAAGAAAGAAAGGCAGAAATTTAAAAAAGTTTTTTCACTTGGATTAAGACCAGGGATAAGAGTGCTTGTTATAAAAAACAAACCCGGCCAACCCATAATTATTTTTTTTGAAAACACGCAACTTGCTTTAAGTAGGGGTCTTGCCATGAAAATTTTCGTTAAAAAAACATAA
- a CDS encoding cytochrome C has protein sequence MRKGVLFLLMSFAFVNLSKAEEITYRKHIKPVMDSKCISCHGPDSPEYDGFKEEKSKWLSKGKGPRMDTYSHLIFYVGWRDTGAIMRRLDDGKNTPDGKPGNMYKYLGDTEEERQRNLELFKKWVGNWTLKRWKEITKEELEAIKVKY, from the coding sequence ATGAGAAAAGGGGTGCTTTTTCTTCTAATGAGTTTTGCCTTTGTGAATTTAAGTAAAGCAGAGGAAATTACTTATCGGAAGCACATCAAACCTGTTATGGATTCTAAGTGCATAAGCTGTCACGGGCCTGATTCACCTGAGTATGATGGATTTAAAGAAGAAAAGAGTAAATGGCTTTCCAAGGGTAAGGGACCAAGGATGGATACATACAGTCATTTGATTTTTTATGTGGGCTGGAGGGATACAGGAGCCATCATGAGAAGGCTTGATGATGGGAAGAATACTCCTGATGGGAAGCCAGGGAATATGTATAAATATCTTGGGGACACAGAGGAAGAAAGGCAGAGGAATCTTGAGCTTTTTAAGAAGTGGGTAGGAAACTGGACCTTAAAGAGATGGAAGGAGATCACTAAGGAGGAATTAGAGGCTATTAAGGTGAAATATTAA
- a CDS encoding FeoA family protein has translation MMRLSELKPGQRGRIVKIKGEGTLRRRFQTMGILPGEEVVVEKVAPLGDPIDVVIKGYHLSLRKSEGDLIELEVIK, from the coding sequence ATGATGAGGCTTTCGGAGTTGAAACCAGGGCAGAGGGGAAGAATTGTTAAAATCAAGGGGGAGGGCACTTTAAGGAGAAGGTTTCAAACCATGGGAATTCTTCCTGGGGAGGAGGTAGTGGTTGAAAAGGTTGCCCCCTTAGGAGACCCTATTGATGTAGTAATCAAGGGTTATCATCTTTCTTTGAGAAAAAGTGAAGGAGATCTTATTGAATTGGAGGTGATAAAATGA
- the feoB gene encoding ferrous iron transport protein B has product MREIRIAVCGNPNTGKSTLINSLAGAKLQVGNWPGVTVEKKEVSLKVGDHLLHFIDLPGAYSLTPFSLEEKITRDFLFTQRPDVILCVVDSTNLERNLFFVIQLMELEIPMVVALNMYDEAKKLGFKINIPLLEELLGLRIVPTVATRGEGVEELKRAVLEAYEEGRPPKNLFYGEDLEAILKNTRTHLLFFNPELKEEVLTKGIILKVLEGDEELLKNLGIKYERKLLKNYLDHIERVHGMDFESFLTDIRYGLAGGVAKQVLSRPEVRKITLTEKIDNILLNRYLGIPLFLLMMWFLFKLSFDIANPYVDFLDETINGPLKNWVSFGLETLHAPEWLSSLLLDGVIGGVGIIFSFIPVIGMIMLLITFLESSGYMARAAFLMDRIMRAFGVQGKSFIPMLMGFGCNVPSVYATRILEQEKERKLTLFLLPFMSCGARLPVYVVFITAFFQASSGTVLFFLYVLGIAIAMAVGILMHKVVYKGKSSPFVMELPPYRFPTLRDLRVHTWMKLRHFVIKAGTWILLINVLVWCLLNLPWKPEKPEDSLLGKVGESLAPVFKPLGFGDWQSASSLMAGLLAKEVVVSTMAQIYVASEEAQEKKELNLLSDIKEISLNFFEKTREALSNVISTFGIATLSPEVKEEEKGLISELQKHFTPLSALSFMVFVLLYWPCFVYGIALKAELGTFKLYGQAILLHSLIAWFCALLVYQLGKLLGFS; this is encoded by the coding sequence ATGAGGGAGATTAGAATTGCAGTTTGTGGAAACCCCAATACCGGGAAATCTACTCTTATCAATTCTCTTGCAGGAGCAAAGCTTCAGGTAGGGAACTGGCCAGGGGTTACCGTTGAAAAGAAAGAAGTTTCCTTAAAGGTAGGAGACCATCTTTTGCATTTCATTGACCTTCCTGGAGCCTATAGTCTTACTCCCTTTTCTCTTGAAGAAAAGATTACCAGAGATTTCCTCTTCACCCAGAGACCTGATGTGATCCTTTGTGTGGTTGATTCTACTAATCTTGAGAGAAATCTGTTTTTTGTGATTCAGTTAATGGAGCTTGAAATCCCTATGGTGGTTGCCTTAAACATGTATGATGAGGCTAAGAAATTGGGATTTAAGATAAATATTCCCCTTCTTGAGGAATTGCTGGGCCTAAGGATTGTTCCAACAGTAGCTACAAGGGGTGAGGGAGTGGAAGAATTAAAAAGGGCAGTGCTTGAGGCCTATGAAGAGGGAAGGCCTCCTAAAAATCTCTTTTATGGGGAAGACCTTGAAGCCATCCTTAAAAACACAAGGACTCATCTTCTCTTCTTTAATCCCGAATTAAAGGAAGAGGTTCTCACTAAAGGGATCATTTTAAAGGTTCTTGAGGGAGATGAGGAGTTATTAAAAAACCTGGGGATTAAATATGAGAGGAAGCTTCTAAAAAATTATTTAGACCATATTGAAAGGGTTCACGGTATGGATTTTGAAAGTTTCCTTACAGATATACGCTATGGGTTGGCTGGTGGGGTTGCCAAACAGGTTCTCTCAAGACCTGAGGTAAGAAAAATCACCCTAACAGAAAAAATTGACAACATATTATTAAATCGTTACCTGGGAATTCCTCTTTTTCTGCTTATGATGTGGTTTCTTTTTAAACTTTCCTTTGACATAGCCAATCCCTATGTAGATTTTCTTGATGAAACCATAAATGGGCCTCTTAAAAATTGGGTAAGCTTTGGTTTAGAGACCCTTCATGCTCCTGAGTGGCTTTCCTCTCTTTTGCTTGATGGTGTGATTGGGGGTGTGGGAATTATCTTTTCTTTTATACCTGTAATTGGAATGATCATGCTTTTAATTACCTTTCTTGAAAGTTCTGGTTATATGGCAAGAGCTGCTTTTTTAATGGATAGAATTATGCGAGCCTTTGGGGTTCAAGGTAAATCTTTCATTCCTATGCTTATGGGTTTTGGTTGTAATGTTCCTTCTGTTTATGCCACAAGAATCCTTGAACAGGAAAAGGAACGAAAACTCACCCTTTTTCTCTTGCCCTTTATGTCTTGTGGCGCAAGACTTCCTGTCTATGTAGTTTTTATTACAGCCTTCTTTCAAGCCTCATCCGGAACAGTTCTCTTTTTTCTCTATGTCCTTGGTATAGCGATAGCAATGGCTGTAGGGATTTTAATGCATAAGGTGGTTTATAAAGGAAAGAGCTCACCCTTTGTAATGGAACTTCCCCCCTATAGATTCCCTACTCTTAGGGATTTGCGAGTTCATACCTGGATGAAATTGAGACATTTTGTTATCAAAGCAGGAACATGGATCCTCCTGATTAATGTTTTGGTATGGTGCTTACTTAATCTTCCCTGGAAGCCTGAAAAACCTGAAGATTCTTTACTGGGTAAAGTTGGAGAAAGTTTAGCTCCAGTCTTTAAGCCCCTTGGTTTTGGAGACTGGCAGAGTGCCTCAAGCCTGATGGCAGGCCTTCTTGCAAAGGAAGTTGTTGTCTCAACTATGGCACAGATCTATGTAGCAAGTGAAGAAGCTCAAGAGAAAAAAGAGCTTAACCTTCTTTCTGATATAAAGGAAATATCTTTAAATTTCTTTGAAAAAACCCGGGAAGCCCTTTCCAATGTAATTTCTACCTTTGGTATAGCCACCCTTTCTCCTGAAGTTAAAGAAGAGGAAAAAGGCTTAATTTCTGAACTTCAGAAGCATTTTACACCCCTTTCAGCCTTAAGCTTTATGGTCTTTGTTCTCCTCTACTGGCCATGCTTTGTGTATGGTATCGCTCTTAAGGCTGAACTTGGCACCTTTAAATTATACGGGCAGGCTATTTTGCTCCACAGTTTAATTGCCTGGTTTTGCGCTCTTTTGGTGTATCAACTGGGAAAATTATTAGGCTTTTCATAA
- a CDS encoding carbohydrate porin, with translation MKRVLMVSTLVLGIMFSSGSAKALELNEKVSLEANLTWVHQWLEHRKGDFKDRDRGSLVLDGRLNFKPTEVDEFSLRASFAKENGLKKVNPFVLSPNADDLRDDLHNINGRSRDHLQELWYKRTFNLPGNFTFKATLGIIDGTAFIDDNRFANDEITQFMNEAFVNNPLANIVSYDYGGALELEKGPFHLRILGMQSKTEESENSRFHRKNYNYYALQLGYKLESALGEGNYRIYGFTTSKKFPDWEEENKKARKGWGVSFDQDIIKERLGIFLRAGFQDDSARVDYKNMYSLGLEYKCKVFNRALTFGAGYAYLKAPSKHEELRSTKAFEAYLALPIYEVEKKFTSTFTLDWQYMKDDLKEDLEDRRGHIFGLRVNFGF, from the coding sequence ATGAAGAGGGTTCTGATGGTTTCTACCTTAGTTTTGGGAATAATGTTTTCTTCAGGTTCTGCTAAGGCCCTTGAGTTAAATGAGAAGGTTTCTCTTGAAGCCAATTTGACCTGGGTTCACCAGTGGCTTGAGCATAGAAAAGGAGATTTTAAGGACAGGGATAGGGGGTCTTTAGTTCTTGATGGAAGACTAAACTTTAAACCTACAGAGGTTGATGAATTTTCATTAAGGGCAAGTTTTGCCAAAGAAAATGGCCTTAAAAAGGTAAATCCCTTTGTGCTTTCTCCTAATGCGGATGACCTAAGAGATGACCTTCATAACATTAATGGAAGATCAAGGGATCACCTTCAAGAGTTGTGGTATAAAAGAACCTTTAATTTACCTGGAAATTTCACCTTTAAGGCAACCCTTGGGATCATTGATGGAACTGCCTTTATTGATGACAATCGCTTTGCTAATGATGAGATAACTCAGTTTATGAATGAAGCCTTTGTAAATAATCCCCTTGCCAATATTGTGAGTTATGATTATGGTGGAGCCCTTGAATTAGAAAAAGGACCCTTTCATTTAAGAATTCTTGGGATGCAAAGTAAGACCGAGGAGTCAGAAAATAGTAGATTCCATCGGAAAAACTATAATTATTATGCCCTTCAGCTTGGTTATAAACTTGAATCAGCTCTTGGAGAGGGAAACTATAGAATCTATGGATTTACAACCAGTAAAAAATTTCCCGACTGGGAGGAAGAAAACAAAAAGGCCCGAAAGGGATGGGGAGTCTCCTTTGATCAGGATATTATAAAGGAAAGACTGGGAATTTTCCTCAGGGCAGGTTTTCAAGATGATTCAGCAAGGGTGGATTATAAGAATATGTATTCCCTTGGACTTGAGTATAAATGCAAGGTCTTTAATAGGGCTCTTACCTTTGGGGCAGGATACGCCTACCTAAAAGCCCCTTCTAAGCATGAAGAATTAAGATCCACAAAAGCCTTTGAGGCCTATCTTGCCCTTCCCATTTATGAAGTAGAGAAAAAATTTACTTCAACTTTTACTCTTGATTGGCAGTATATGAAAGATGATTTGAAGGAAGATCTTGAGGATCGGAGAGGTCATATCTTTGGCTTAAGAGTAAATTTTGGGTTTTAA